The DNA region GTCTGTATACCTGACTTTCTTGCTCTTGCTGAGCCGGTAGGCGATCAGGCTCCTGCTCGGGCGCACTTGGCGGTAAAGTTGGGTAAAGCTTCATTGtatcagccatttattctatgagtaaatgcatcgtaattccgacgaacgaaacatttttttcatgatgatgctcgtccgtcagcatgaactccagtctgtctgttgagcctttcaaagCAAGGTAGATTGGGgtgtcaaaactccatgtaagcatgtctccccatggGTTTAACTCCTTGGTGGGAAGCAGggcaagaatttttgatttcttctcatccagtaggcaatcgtcttcatccagctgggggcaaacgagtctcaatctttggtacacgtcagttttgtagtagctgtcatagtcgcctttggtaaagtacttttttacagggtcgtagggtagccccATAAGCTCCTGCAGTTGTCGATGGATTACCATAGTATACCCGTCACTAACCTTAAGcctacagagtccatttttcaggacaaacagcttaatcttgtcctgtgcttgactgttgacgatggccgcgatatcctcgatcttgtacagGCCGTTCATTATTGTAATTCGGGTAACAGTCTGATCAAGCCCTACTTTGCGTATTGTAAAATCATTATCGCTGTAAAGATTCAGCCATACGGGTGTGATAATTATTGATTTCAGGGCAATTTTCGTATCCTGCCCCAGGTAATCCTTAAAAATCGTGGGCTTCTCTATatccgtgacatacagctgtctcatgtttattcttaaagaaacatgaacatttatagctataatccTACAGCAAAATACAAGTCTAATAGAGGCGAATGGCCTCTCGGTGTAATCAATCTAGAGCATCATGACCTCTACGTTTCTACAGAATCGCACATTCCTGTGACCTTCTCGATGTTCACGAAATACCCGATAAAAGTccccactaacctgttgaacgacCCGGTCAGTGTAAATTGGACCGGTCAAGCCCTTGGCTACtggaatatacaagttaatttcgcttgtcattgcgctGGTACCGCCTTGGGTATATCCGCCATACGATGACGGTTTTTCTCaatacgagaacccctactctaCATCTGGATATGCCCAGATTTGTCGTGAATATGGTGCCGACCCCAATGCCCAATACAAATTTAAGGCTCTCACGTCCTCGCTCACgagtggtagatggtggccgcaagtagatggtgattgggctaagtttatcatgcctacgagccaaggcctgacatcggaaggtctgacgaagcttagcgagagtattcgtgtTTACGTGATTTTACTACTAGAGTCTCAAGCTGATGCCAAAGCATCCCTTATAGGTTCGGGTGCGGACAATTTTACAGCGAGACAGATACTACTACAGAAATTcgaagccatggtacaacgtgaggagaacgtaggccacgatatcaccgagtttcaaaaggtgcttcaatatgccaggaccccagtgaattttgccgtgatgcaccgcgtgtacatgctaccatccgatatgaacctgcgtattggtaaaattgtggggtataacaacaacatcttgattgcgCCGGCGAGTGCGATGATTGGTATAGGGCTAGACATAAATAATCGCAAGAACAAGCCCACGCAGCCTTTATAACGAGTCACAGGTAGGCAAGAAATATCGAACCTAAAACCTGAAAAGATACCTCAGTCAGGAGAAATTCACGAGGACACCAAGACCACCTTGGTTACTGCGGAGTAGGTCTCATCCTAGCATATCTATGGCTTAAAAAATAGGTGCCGCAAGGCGAtctaatatgtttttttgtcaacatacTAGATCATCTACGACTTTCTTTTTGCGCTGCTGCCACTCTTTCCAACGTAAGCCACAACAAAAGCAGCAGCAGCAGCGATCACTATGTAGAGGTGTTTGGCTACATATTCGACAACTCTCGCAGCCACTCtaaaaaagaacgagacaaccgtgccaataatccctggtagcgccgcacctgccttacctgccaggcatttcaaaaattttccaagcccttccagctgtttttgtatGAAACCCATCCCTGCGGCACTTCCTGCAGCAGCACCCGCTCCTCCGCtaactgcgagtacgatggtggaaatcagtagaccaacagccgagACTATGCTCGCTATAGTAATTCCTTGCTCCTTAAATaagattctaagcttttcagTCAGAGATTTATCGTCCCCcgcgattttcatcagcgtcTCCTTAATCGCGTTCAGTTGGCTCTGAGTGTCagatgatagtaaaccgtgtgcttctcgtactgcttccttttgatcttggagtcgttctagCTCTTCATTAGCCTTTCCAAGGTCCTCGTTCCAGATAGCTAGCTGCTCCTCGGATGCCCCAGGCGTAGCTTTCTTCGTCTCCAGCCTTTTCACCCTGGCTTCTGCTTTGgcgatctcgctgtcgtagaagatcatcttgttTTCCAAGTGCTTCAGGTTACCCTTTAGTgtttgaagctcgaggttgagccctcttctttcacgctctgtgaagcCAAAGGGAGTTTCTCCAATCCGTCTCTCTGTTTCATCAAGGACGTTCTTgagcagcggcatcatttcGATGTCATCAGCCTTCTCCTCAACatgaacaatctcgttaaggagtttctgagccattaccttactgcctttgtttggtgtagtatagtcggtaaaccccatgGCTCGCAAGCGATTTGAACCTAACCTCCTCTTTATCTCGGCAACACTCCTCAATTCACCATGCCTTTTCGTGAGCTCTATAccatcgaaaagaagctggtttTCTCGTGCCTCAAACTCGTTGTAATATCTCGCGATTGGCTGCCCCAGGTCCTCACTaaggtgttcgtaaagatcgtcgacctttgattttaacAGCTCTTGTCTTGTGTCAGTGAGGTCGCCTAGTGCGATAGGTGATTGATCTTGCTCTTGCTGACCCTGATCTGGCATTAGCGTGGAGAAATCGGCATCAGGCCTACTGAAATCCCCGTCTATTTCTGGTGTAAAGTCGTCTCtttcgtatattggattaaccggcatttatttgaaacgaaaatcacctaataataaagcatgagtaacatattcggaacTAAGCTCAATCCCTACTcggagattaaaacaatgatggctatgaaagggaagaagcagcgtgtaaaagTAAGTCATGTGCCTAGTACGATCaatcagaacgaggacttgtatGTTGACATTCCCAACATGGGgaagaacgatgtaatttttccaggCAGTATCAAACTTCTTTTCGATCTGGAACTTACGGGAACAAACACGAAGCGCACTATCGTCAGCAACATAGGTAAAACCTTGGTGAAAAATCTACGTGTCACCCTGAACAGTAACGAGGTACAAAATATAAGCGACTACAGCACCCTGGCGGTCTACAGGAATCTCTGGCTACCGAAATTTGATCGGGCaaacaacttgatcctagaggggatcaatccGAACGACGGTACAATCCGCGCCTTACAGGTCAAAGCGACTGATCATGTAGGCACggatgaagaaaaagcgatcgtCGCAGCTTACGGGAACACCTTCTGTATCCCTCTCggtaaaatgtttgaattgacacgaGACTTGCCCTTTTACCAAGCAGGCTTACATGATAGGCTGCAATTCGTTATACATTTCGCATCATATGGTGACGCTATCAAAGATGCCGGCACGGTGTCTGTTGGAAGCACAGCAGCTAAATCCGCAGACAGTGCGTACAAGATCACTAATATCGCGTtagagtttgacaaggttaataacgagagcctcgcgagcgctatgatgtcacggtatagtcgtttggcgctaccctatgaaagggttctccgtagcaaggttgtcacgataaaaaaggctgataccagctacaatttgcaaattgatactccagcaaaaagtttaaaaggtaTTTTACTGCTTTTTGTAGATCCAGGGAAGGCGAAGGCTTACTCGGGTGCTAACGAAGTCTTCTACAACCCAAAGATCAaaaaaatctcgatcactgtcgagggtgagcctaatgaGCTCTACACGCACGCCATGCTTCTTAAAGATCACCTCGAGTAGATTGTAAACTTATTAGGTAGCCACGATTCAAAGGTGACGATTGGGCAGTTCTTCACAGAAAGATACgccctgtttgttgattttaGAGCATCAGCTGATCATAGTCTCCATGGCTCTGGAAGGCCGTTACAGAGATTGTCAGACGGCATAACCTTGCATATGACAAAGAAAGCAGACGGAACAACGGGGGATATTAAATGCCacgttttcctacttcaagatgctcagctgaacatcttaaatgggcgttttcacagtgtcgaatattaaaataaagatggcaagTATCGGTGTTGTTGTGGGTGGTGCTGAGATTAACGCTCTAGCATTCACAGTGACTAACTATTTTTTCAGTAAGATCGAGGACCATGGCAAAGAGGAAAGGAAAAGGCATAATAAAGGAattgaacaacttcaagcagCTCAGCAACAGTGGGTAAGAGATCGGCAGGCAAAGGAAGATTGGTATAAGCATCAACGAGAGCTGCAAATgcaagctggagagagcttgaaggagctcGATGAAGGCATGAGGAAGTACTATATCGCGACAATCGAAAAGGCtcctaagttatccgacttTTACACGCCCagcaagcagcaacaagacggtgaaCTGACGTTCATCGTTGGATCCTTAGCCCTCCTTGGTCTCGCGGTGTACAAGTTCGCCTAGACAgcgtaaaaatgttttcgacatgtaataaacatgtcgaaagcAACAGCACACGCAAAAGCAAAGCGTGTAGCACATATCCCCACAGAAAAGGAGGTAGAAAAATTGAGCAGTATTTACTATACCCCTGAATGTCTCTGGACTGGTCGGAAGGCTGTTAAATTGCTCGCTGAGCACAGTGGACTACCTAAAAAGAAAGTCGTACACTGGCTGTCCAGGCAACTCTTATGGCTTAGACATATTCGAGGACCTAAAAGGATTGATTACCCGCATTTTACAATCACGAGGCctaatgaaatgcaccaatttgattTGCTCTACATGCCTCATGACAAAGTCTATAGTAACATTTACAAATATATCCTCACAGGAATCGATGTAGCCTCGCGCTACAAGGTAGCTAGACCATTGAGAAcgaagaaagccagcgaagtcgccGACATTATCAAGGACATTTACGCGAAGCCCCCTTTACGTTATCCAAAGATCTTCCAGTGCGACAACAGTAGTGAGTTCAAATCAGATGTGGCAAAACTGCTAGAGGGTAAGGGTGTCGAGATTAGGCGCGCAACTACCAAATATCATCATACGTTCACAGCCTTTGTCGAGTCctataacaaggtgctcgctGAAAGACTTTTCAAACCTCAGGATGCGCAAGAGTTGCTCGTTGATGAgactagtaccacatgggtcaaGCACTTGTACACCATCGTGAAAAGCATGAACAATACCAAAACTGCCATGATCGGGATAAAACCTTCAAAAGCGATCAAGATGGATGAGGTACCGCTTGTGAAAGACGAGCAGCACCCTGAAGAAAAGGCGAAGCACGAAGTCCCGTTACCCGAGGACGGTCTCTACTTGTACCTGCTACAACCtggagaagagcatggtgatgcgGCAAAACTTGCTACTGACGcctggtggagcaaaaagacgtatagactCGATCGTATTGTGAATGGTACACGTCTCCTGTACTATTTAAAAGACGGACCTGATCGAAGCTTCGTCTCTGAAGAACTCATGCTAATACCGgaggatgttgaagtacctcccGAGCATGTCAAGGAGTGGTAAATTGCACGAGCCAGATGACCATTTCACAGGTTCCCCCGGTACGGGGGAACCGCTCAGTTGATACACATAAGCGTGGTTAACGTGAACCTGTGGTTCACGTTAATACCTACCCTTTAAGCATCGTCGGAGTCAATCGCGGGTATAATCATAAGGATGTAGGGTATAGAATGGATAGTAATAGACGATTCCCTTAATAACATTTGGCTCGCTATCAAGATCTTTGATATCAACTAGGCGCCTATCCTCGATTTGAATGTTGAGTATGTCACCAATTTTCTTTAGGTCGGCTAGATCCGAGAGCCTTAAGTCCTTATCCCTGATAATCTCGTAGCAGAGCATGCCCCACTTGTTCACCTCAGCGGAAACAATATGCAAATCCCGATCCTCGATATCAACCTCGAGATCCTCATCTATATATTTCGTCGGGATTGTCGCCCATGGTTTTTCGCCCGAGGCTACTCTGCCTAAAAGCTCGTCATCATCCGGATATATAAACCCCTCGTAGTATGGTCcatttctaaatctaaaattctcCAAACACTGTGAACAATAACCGGTAGTGGAACCTGCATTGATACATCGCAGAATCGGTACCGTCACATCGTAAGACTTTGTAAATTGCTGACTCTGTACgtacttttccatttttctttaacatttatCTTTTTAACATGCAGCCGAAGTGGTCAAGACTTTAAAAGATAGATGATGTCAGTAACATCGTGATGAAGGGGGTCGATATCGACCCCCCTTGTCCTCTGCGGCACTTTTAACTTCCCAGGCCCGCTTTACACACACCAAGGCTCAACCACAGTTTTTTTGTGATtcgaaaaaagtcacaaaattaccTCCCAAGAGCTCCCCCTAGTGTCACAAACATATCGTGAGGATTAGCATGTTTTGGTTCTTGAAAGGTTTGCTTTAAAAGCAACCCTTTTATATCACGACGAGGCTGCGAGGTGTAGACAGCTGCCTACACCTACcattttttttgtaatctatcagggctacaaaaaaaatcctagatctcgGCAAGCTCCATCAATCTCTGATGTGTATAATTACGACCTATTCGAAAGTGCCTTGGACGTTCGGGATTTACTTCGATGCATCCACGCTCTCGGAGCCAGTTGTAATGTACAATGGCATTTGGAGTTTCTGCAAGAACGACGAGTTGACCGTTGGGATGATCTGTTAACTTGTTGCGAATCTTTTGCGCTACATAGCCTTGTTGCCCACATATAGCGACATACGGATATTCATCGTCGTTATTCTTTTGGATTATAACCATCCCGTTATCCTTTCTAGGGTCCTCAAGGCGAGGAACAGCTCGCTGTCGTAGTTCTTCAATTTCTTGCTCTTGTACGGCTATCGTTCGATCTTTGTCGTCAACATCTTCCTCTAGGGTAAATATTTGATCGCCTAGCGCAGCAAGAGCACGATCTTTATTCTCCAAATCGCCGTTGAGCAGAGCCAGCGCCTCTTGATTTTCTTCTACAATTCTAGCAAACTTGCGGACCTCTCGAGGTAAAACCTCTGCAACAACCCAATCCAAAAAGGGTTCTGCCTCAGGTCTGCCACACCTTAAgaggaagcaataaaggcctgGTTCTGTCAGCAAAACCGTATCTTGCTgggggtggacagatctgtccaccctcTGGAGCTCAACAACAGCGTCACCTTTCCGCATTTTATATTTGTTGGGGACAAGTCTCTGCATAGCTTTTACTCCCGCTTCCCGCTTATAGCCCGCGGCTCTCCAAACATCGGAGGCTACGATGCATTGACCTTTATCCTGAACAAAGAATGATCGGACTTGCTTTCCTTCAAAATAATCAACCACAAGAGACATCTTTCTTATACACGCCAAGGCTCAGCAACAGTTTTCTAGTAGAGCCAAGTTTTGCTCGAAATTATCCCATACCTTCACCAAAGACTTGCAGACCATCGTGTAAAGTAACGATGGTCTCTCCTCAAACCTTTTAACAGCCTGAATGTAATGGCGCCTGTAGCGTTTGTGGAACGAACTAAGTAAAACTGGAAAGAGGCTCAACCCACTCTCCACAAGTACGTGAGAAATAACGAGCCTACACAACCTCCCGTTCCCATCTTCGAATGGGTGGATGTTAATCAAGTCTATAACTAACCTCACCGCGTTCCATATCGGATCGTCAGTCTCTATAGAGTAGTATCGATCCAGGGCTTCTCTCGTTAACCTTGGAATTGCAGAAACAGGGGCAAATTCGTGATAGCCAGCGTATACCCTAGTTGTCCTGTATTTCCCCGTCAGCACAGGTTTGCCGCTCTTGTGTTTTTCTCCGCGCATCATGATCTCATGGACAGTCTGGATTTTGTCAGGCGTGAGGCGCCCGCAGCGCTGCATCCATTTTAGAGCGCGCATAAAATTTATCATCTGCCTTTTGAAACTTTTCGTCTTGTCGTGTGCGTCTTGCTCCTGGAACTGTGTTCCGCGATGCTgcggagccgccaggcgatcaGGATCTTGCATCAGGTTCCAAGTCTCAGTTGGTGAAATGTTGGGGTCCACTTCACCTTCGGATTTGTAAGTTCCGTACGCGAACAGAACTTTCCACCCTTTTATAAATTCCTCTACATATGCGTGGTTTTTCCGCTTTCGCGAGAGTTCGGCTAGCGTCGCAGTCTT from Hydractinia symbiolongicarpus strain clone_291-10 chromosome 6, HSymV2.1, whole genome shotgun sequence includes:
- the LOC130648253 gene encoding uncharacterized protein LOC130648253, with translation MSLVVDYFEGKQVRSFFVQDKGQCIVASDVWRAAGYKREAGVKAMQRLVPNKYKMRKGDAVVELQRVDRSVHPQQDTVLLTEPGLYCFLLRCGRPEAEPFLDWVVAEVLPREVRKFARIVEENQEALALLNGDLENKDRALAALGDQIFTLEEDVDDKDRTIAVQEQEIEELRQRAVPRLEDPRKDNGMVIIQKNNDDEYPYVAICGQQGYVAQKIRNKLTDHPNGQLVVLAETPNAIVHYNWLRERGCIEAAVYTSQPRRDIKGLLLKQTFQEPKHANPHDMFVTLGGALGSGPGKLKVPQRTRGVDIDPLHHDVTDIIYLLKS